A window of the Gossypium hirsutum isolate 1008001.06 chromosome A05, Gossypium_hirsutum_v2.1, whole genome shotgun sequence genome harbors these coding sequences:
- the LOC121229618 gene encoding 60S ribosomal protein L14-2, giving the protein MWQALVDAPDMVRGQMNFKRLTLTDITIDIPRVPRTNGLIEAMEKADVKNKWESSSWGRKLIVQKRRASLNDFDRFKLMLAKIKRSGVIKQELAKLKKENAS; this is encoded by the exons ATGTGGCAGGCACTTGTTGATGCCCCGGATATGGTAAGAGGCCAAATGAACTTCAAGAGGCTTACATTGACAGATATCACAATTGACATTCCACGTGTTCCAAGAACAAATGGGTTGATCGAAGCTATGGAGAAGGCTG ATGTTAAGAACAAATGGGAAAGTAGCTCGTGGGGTAGAAAGTTGATTGTCCAGAAGAGAAGAGCATCTCTCAACGACTTTGATAGGTTCAAGCTTATGTTGGCTAAGATCAAG AGGTCTGGAGTCATCAAGCAAGAACTTGCTAAGCTGAAAAAGGAGAATGCATCTTGA
- the LOC107960367 gene encoding EID1-like F-box protein 2 translates to MILTKQYRCIHSSSCQCTKGHLSEDVIFLVFQQLNWNPKLIATLSCVCKWFDDLAKRVLWKEFCKTRAPKMMLDLQSSGSHSVDGNWRALGKLLIYCSGCSGGRLFNSVQIPGHFVYRTRFSRTSGKSFLLPQCRTDILYVSDPCEHLDQGDEGDVGFFRGVFKSFLVSKVRKMLIDRAAKLHPTAVCPYCKAKLWDMLQAKMIPQSASCRLGAYEDCIEYYVCLNGHMLGICTLLPLSDSEEASESE, encoded by the coding sequence ATGATCCTAACAAAGCAGTATCGTTGTATACACTCGTCTAGTTGTCAATGCACAAAGGGTCATCTAAGTGAAGATGTGATTTTCTTAGTGTTTCAACAACTCAACTGGAATCCAAAGTTGATTGCGACTCTTTCATGCGTATGCAAATGGTTTGATGATCTTGCCAAGAGAGTACTATGGAAAGAATTCTGCAAAACAAGGGCCCCAAAGATGATGCTTGATCTGCAGTCTAGTGGAAGTCACAGTGTTGATGGGAACTGGAGAGCCCTTGGAAAACTACTTATCTATTGTTCAGGTTGTAGCGGTGGTCGCTTGTTCAATAGTGTTCAGATCCCTGGTCATTTTGTTTACAGGACCAGGTTCTCTAGGACCTCAGGGAAGAGCTTCCTTTTACCGCAATGCCGGACTGATATTTTATATGTGTCTGACCCTTGTGAACATCTGGACCAAGGGGATGAGGGTGATGTGGGATTTTTCCGAGGAGTTTTCAAGTCATTCTTGGTGTCCAAGGTTCGGAAGATGTTGATTGACAGGGCAGCCAAGCTTCATCCAACAGCAGTGTGCCCTTATTGTAAGGCAAAGTTGTGGGACATGCTGCAAGCTAAGATGATACCACAAAGTGCAAGCTGTAGGTTGGGTGCTTATGAGGATTGTATAGAGTATTACGTGTGCCTAAATGGTCATATGCTTGGCATCTGCACCCTTTTGCCATTGTCTGATTCTGAAGAGGCATCTGAATCAGAGTGA
- the LOC107960369 gene encoding chaperone protein ClpB3, chloroplastic, which produces MAAASSSVASLSGVSLCATCSFPNKNNLFSLHPCISLSFPSKPNSLKSFKPLHLRKNGVLDKFSRTSSRPFVVRCEASAGRITQQEFTEMAWQAIVSSPDVARENKHQIVETEHLMKALLEQKNGLARRIFAKVGVDNTRLLEATDKFIQRQPKVLGESAGSMLGRDLEALIQRARQYKKDYGDSFVSVEHLVLGFTQDQRFGKQLFTDFQISDQSLKSAVESIRGRQSVIDQDPEGKYEALEKYGKDLTAMAREGKLDPVIGRDDEIRRCIQILSRRTKNNPVLIGEPGVGKTAISEGLAQRIVAGDVPQALTDRKLISLDMGALIAGAKYRGEFEDRLKAVLKEVTESDGQIILFIDEIHTVVGAGATNGAMDAGNLLKPMLGRGELRCIGATTLDEYRKYIEKDPALERRFQQVYVGQPSVEDTVSILRGLRERYELHHGVRVSDSALVEAAILSDRYISGRFLPDKAIDLVDEAAAKLKMEITSKPTALDEINRSVLKLEMERLSLTNDTDKASRDRLSRLESELSLLKKRQAELTEQWEHEKTVMTRIQSIKEEIDRVNVEIQQAEREYDLNRAAELKYGSLNSLQRQLADAENELDEYMKSGKSMLREEVTGNDIAEVVSKWTGIPVSKLQQSEKEKLLHLEEVLHKRVVGQDPAVRSVAEAIQRSRAGLSDPRRPIASFMFMGPTGVGKTELAKALASYLFNTEEALVRIDMSEYMEKHAVSRLIGAPPGYVGYEEGGQLTEIVRRRPYAVILFDEIEKAHGDVFNVFLQILDDGRVTDSQGRTVSFTNTVIIMTSNVGSQYILNSDEDTPKNIAYGTIKQRVMEAARAVFRPEFMNRVDEYIVFQPLDREEISSIVRLQLERVQKRLSDKKIKLQITDAAVQLLGNLGYDPNYGARPVKRVIQQNVENELAKGILRGEFKDEDTILVDTEQTAVPNGPIPQQKLVFKRLNGDLDTQAIGSQEALSKTV; this is translated from the exons ATGGCTGCTGCTTCTTCTTCTGTGGCGTCGCTTAGTGGCGTCAGTTTATGCGCTACATGTTCCTTTCCTAATAAAAACAATCTCTTTTCGTTACACCCATGCATTTCTTTGAGCTTCCCTTCAAAACCCAACTCCTTAAAATCCTTTAAACCGCTTCACTTAAGGAAAAATGGGGTTCTCGACAAGTTTTCCAGGACTTCTTCAAGACCTTTTGTTGTTCGTTGTGAAGCTTCAGCGGGAAGG ATTACTCAACAAGAGTTCACAGAAATGGCCTGGCAAGCTATTGTTTCTTCTCCAGATGTGGCTAGAGAGAACAAGCATCAAATTGTGGAAACAGAACACTTGATGAAGGCTCTCTTGGAGCAGAAGAATGGTCTTGCTCGTAGGATATTTGCTAAAGTCGGAGTTGACAATACTCGCCTTCTTGAAGCTACTGACAAGTTCATCCAACGGCAGCCGAAG GTTTTGGGTGAGTCAGCTGGTTCAATGTTAGGACGCGATTTGGAAGCTCTAATCCAACGTGCTAGGCAGTACAAGAAGGATTATGGGGATTCGTTTGTTTCTGTTGAGCATTTGGTTCTTGGATTTACACAAGATCAACGTTTTGGGAAGCAGTTGTTCACTGATTTCCAGATATCTGATCAATCTTTGAAATCTGCAGTGGAATCCATTAGGGGACGTCAGTCAGTTATTGACCAAG ATCCTGAAGGAAAATATGAAGCATTGGAGAAGTATGGGAAAGATTTAACAGCAATGGCGAGAGAAGGAAAGCTTGATCCAGTGATAGGAAGAGATGATGAAATACGCAGGTGCATCCAGATCCTCTCTAGGAGAACCAAGAACAATCCTGTGCTGATCGGTGAACCAGGTGTCGGAAAAACTGCAATCTCTGAAGG GCTTGCCCAGAGAATTGTGGCAGGGGATGTTCCTCAAGCTTTGACAGATCGTAAG CTTATATCCCTTGACATGGGTGCACTCATAGCTGGGGCTAAATATCGGGGAGAATTTGAGGACAGACTAAAGGCAGTGCTGAAGGAAGTAACTGAATCAGATGGCCAAATTATCCTCTTCATTGATGAGATTCACACGGTTGTGGGGGCAG GTGCCACAAATGGTGCAATGGATGCAGGCAATCTTCTGAAGCCTATGCTTGGTCGGGGAGAACTGCGATGCATCGGAGCAACAACACTGGATGAATATCGTAAATACATTGAAAAAGATCCTGCTCTGGAGCGTCGTTTTCAGCAAGTTTATGTTGGTCAGCCATCAGTAGAAGATACAGTTTCTATACTCCGGGGACTTCGTGAGAGATATGAGCTGCATCATGGAGTCCGTGTTTCTGACAGTGCACTTGTGGAAGCTGCAATCTTGTCTGACCGTTATATCAGTGGTCGATTTTTACCTGACAAAG CTATTGACCTAGTTGATGAAGCAGCTGCTAAATTGAAAATGGAAATCACTTCAAAACCCACTGCCCTTGATGAGATTAATCGTTCTGTATTGAAGCTGGAGATGGAGAGACTCTCTCTCACAAATGATACTGACAAAGCTTCGAGAGATAGACTAAGCCGCCTTGAGTCTGAGTTATCCCTCTTAAAGAAGAGACAGGCTGAGTTGACTGAGCAATGGGAGCATGAGAAGACTGTCATGACACGCATTCAGTCAATCAAGGAAGAA ATTGACAGGGTAAATGTAGAGATCCAGCAGGCTGAGCGGGAGTATGATCTCAATCGTGCTGCTGAGCTGAAATACGGGAGCTTGAACTCTTTGCAGCGTCAACTTGCTGATGCTGAAAACGAATTAGATGAATACATGAAATCCGGAAAATCCATGCTGAGAGAAGAAGTTACAGGGAATGATATTGCTGAAGTCGTTAGTAAATGGACTGGCATACCAGTTTCCAAGCTTCAACAATCTGAGAAGGAAAAATTATTACATTTGGAGGAAGTATTGCATAAACGTGTTGTGGGTCAAGATCCTGCAGTTAGATCTGTAGCTGAGGCTATTCAACGATCTCGAGCTGGTCTCTCTGACCCCCGTCGTCCAATTGCCAGTTTCATGTTTATGGGCCCAACTGGTGTAGGGAAAACCGAACTTGCAAAGGCCCTTGCGTCCTACTTGTTTAATACTGAAGAAGCCCTTGTCCGAATTGATATGAGTGAGTATATGGAAAAACATGCAGTTTCAAGACTTATAGGTGCTCCACCCGGTTATGTGGGGTATGAAGAAGGAGGACAGCTGACAGAGATTGTTCGCCGGAGGCCATATGCTGTAATTCTTTTTGATGAGATAGAGAAAGCCCATGGTGATGTGTTTAATGTTTTCCTTCAAATATTGGATGATGGGAGAGTCACTGATTCCCAGGGTCGGACTGTGAGCTTTACCAACACTGTTATCATTATGACTTCAAATGTGGGTTCACAATACATTCTTAACTCAGATGAGGACACACCTAAAAATATAGCTTATGGAACTATCAAGCAGAGGGTGATGGAGGCTGCAAGAGCAGTTTTTCGACCTGAGTTCATGAATCGTGTTGATGAATATATAGTGTTCCAGCCTTTGGACCGCGAAGAAATAAGCAGTATTGTGAGATTACAG CTGGAACGTGTGCAAAAGAGGCTTTCAGATAAGAAAATAAAACTTCAGATCACGGATGCTGCTGTTCAGCTTCTTGGTAATCTTGGTTACGATCCAAACTATGGTGCTAGACCAGTAAAAAGAGTGATTCAACAGAATGTTGAAAATGAACTTGCCAAGGGCATCTTGAGAGGGGAGTTCAAAGATGAGGATACCATCTTGGTAGACACCGAGCAAACGGCAGTTCCGAATGGCCCGATCCCCCAGCAAAAGCTAGTCTTCAAGAGACTCAATGGTGATTTGGATACTCAAGCAATAGGTAGTCAAGAAGCTTTATCAAAGACTGTCTGA